The Brassica oleracea var. oleracea cultivar TO1000 chromosome C6, BOL, whole genome shotgun sequence genome includes a region encoding these proteins:
- the LOC106297053 gene encoding organic cation/carnitine transporter 5-like has protein sequence MEDSSAPLLTHIEDEDTSPPLTFDKIFEQSLSDLGLSQFLQILLVGLAFAFDSQQIFITVFTDAYPTWHCLDHTVCNPATTDICDLPRSTWEWDGGFKGKTVISEFELECSSSFLRGLPTSAFYLGSIVGGVAMAMIPDSFLGRKQLLFFTTLAMSFTGISIFFSTNIWIYVFLKFIIGFARSQICTYAFNLIGERVSTKWRPRGAMIPFTLFVLGFMSLSGIAYLVRHASWRVLYLCTSVPAAIHSVLIYLFALESPRWLHVQGKNEEAIEVLKRISPASRGYLEAVSSRLPSKDDVENTPSSSIKDLFIRKWAFRRILVVMTIMFGLGMMYYGVPLAVRDIDVNIYLSEALNAAVELPTFVIAPILLEKFNRRTSVLANCLVGGALAVFCFVLALLGLTNIAFVFELGSFFCARIGFNLMAVYMIEMYPTCVRNFATTMLRLSLVLGGAACPIIASVGRNVPSLSFAVFGFTMSGLGFFALFLPETKGASLCDTMEAQEQRERVMETSNSSC, from the coding sequence ATGGAGGATTCATCCGCACCACTGTTGACCCACATCGAAGACGAAGACACTTCTCCACCTTTGACCTTCGACAAGATTTTCGAACAGAGCTTGTCTGATCTAGGGCTCTCACAGTTCTTACAGATACTTCTTGTCGGGCTCGCCTTCGCCTTCGATTCCCAACAGATATTCATCACCGTCTTCACAGATGCGTACCCTACATGGCACTGTCTCGACCACACGGTTTGCAATCCGGCAACAACCGACATCTGCGATCTTCCCCGGTCAACCTGGGAATGGGACGGCGGGTTCAAGGGTAAAACCGTCATTTCAGAGTTCGAACTCGAGTGCTCGAGCTCCTTCCTCAGAGGTCTCCCCACGTCTGCTTTCTACTTGGGTTCCATCGTTGGAGGGGTTGCCATGGCTATGATTCCAGACAGTTTCTTGGGAAGGAAGCAACTACTTTTCTTCACAACTCTAGCGATGTCGTTCACTGGAATCTCGATCTTCTTCTCAACCAACATATGGATCTACGTTTTCTTGAAGTTCATCATCGGATTCGCGCGTTCTCAGATTTGTACCTACGCGTTCAATCTAATAGGTGAGAGAGTTTCCACCAAATGGAGACCTCGAGGTGCTATGATTCCTTTTACTCTCTTTGTGTTAGGATTCATGTCTTTGTCTGGAATAGCCTACCTTGTTAGACACGCTTCTTGGAGAGTTCTTTATCTCTGCACATCTGTTCCAGCAGCTATCCATAGTGTTTTAATCTATTTATTCGCCCTAGAGTCTCCTCGTTGGCTTCATGTGCAAGGCAAGAACGAAGAAGCTATTGAAGTACTTAAAAGAATCTCACCTGCAAGCAGAGGTTACTTGGAAGCAGTATCATCTAGGTTACCTTCAAAAGATGACGTGGAAAACACTCCAAGCAGCTCGATCAAGGACTTGTTCATCAGAAAATGGGCTTTTCGAAGAATCTTGGTCGTTATGACCATAATGTTCGGGTTAGGTATGATGTACTACGGAGTTCCATTAGCGGTTAGAGACATAGACGTGAACATCTACTTGAGCGAAGCCCTAAACGCAGCGGTGGAGTTACCTACCTTTGTCATCGCACCAATCTTGCTAGAGAAGTTCAACAGGAGAACCTCCGTGCTTGCGAACTGCTTGGTCGGAGGAGCATTAGCAGTGTTCTGTTTCGTCCTGGCACTTTTAGGCCTAACGAACATTGCTTTTGTATTTGAACTTGGCTCTTTCTTCTGCGCTAGGATCGGGTTTAACCTGATGGCGGTTTACATGATTGAGATGTACCCAACATGCGTGAGGAACTTTGCGACAACAATGCTTAGACTGTCCCTTGTACTTGGAGGAGCTGCTTGTCCAATCATTGCTTCTGTCGGAAGAAACGTTCCGTCGCTCTCTTTTGCGGTTTTTGGGTTTACAATGTCGGGTCTCGGATTTTTCGCGTTGTTTCTTCCTGAGACCAAAGGTGCAAGTCTTTGTGATACAATGGAAGCACAAGAGCAGAGGGAACGAGTCATGGAGACTAGCAATAGTAGCTGCTAA
- the LOC106296805 gene encoding uncharacterized protein LOC106296805 yields the protein MSNSKSYWRKQRWGTPPQTLTPLMEGPDPDMQDERAKKESSWEAIREWFKVHKGISGNMSSPSVQPHCNSYDVAAKGQDVRLLLGVLGCPLAPISVVGSDLLPDDPLLGSFQIKNVPFETSTAHYIIQQYLAATGCLKRAKAAKNMYATGIMKMSCCETEIAAGKSVKTLGGGGNGRSGDSGCFVLWQMHPGMWSLELVLGGTKLISGSDGKTVWRHTPWLGTHAAKGPQRPLRRLIQGLDPKTTAGLFAKAQCLGERRIGDDDCFVLKVSADRDSLIERNDAGAPAEVIRHALYGYFCQKSGLLIYLEDSHLTRVTTISPEDEAVYWETTIGSSIGDYRDVDGVAVAHCGRAVATVFRFGETSLQYSRTRMEEIWRIDDVVFDVPGLSLDSFIPPADIFEDDNNISTPVCSNVNSR from the exons ATGAGCAACTCAAAATCATACTGGAGGAAGCAAAGATGGGGAACGCCTCCACAAACGTTAACGCCATTGATGGAAGGACCAGATCCAGACATGCAAGATGAAAGAGCCAAGAAGGAGAGCTCATGGGAAGCCATTAGAGAATGGTTTAAGGTTCACAAGGGTATTTCTGGAAACATGTCTTCTCCATCCGTACAACCACATTGCAATAGTTATGATGTGGCGGCCAAAGGACAAGACGTGAGGCTCTTGCTCGGCGTCTTAGGTTGTCCTCTTGCTCCAATCTCCGTCGTCGGCTCCGATCTATTACCCGATGACCCTCTTCTTGGCTCTTTCCAAATCAAGAATGTCCCATTT GAGACGTCGACGGCTCATTACATAATACAACAATACTTAGCGGCGACGGGATGTCTAAAGCGAGCTAAGGCGGCTAAAAATATGTACGCGACGGGAATAATGAAAATGAGCTGCTGTGAGACGGAGATAGCCGCCGGAAAAAGCGTTAAGACACTCGGTGGTGGTGGAAATGGTCGGAGCGGAGATAGTGGTTGTTTTGTACTGTGGCAGATGCACCCTGGGATGTGGTCTCTGGAGCTTGTTCTCGGTGGTACTAAACTCATATCCGGCTCCGACGGTAAAACCGTCTGGCGCCATACGCCATGGCTAGGTACTCACGCTGCTAAAGGCCCTCAACGTCCACTTCGTCGTCTCATCCAG GGCTTGGACCCAAAAACAACAGCAGGCCTATTCGCAAAGGCCCAATGCTTAGGCGAGAGAAGAATCGGCGACGATGACTGCTTCGTACTCAAAGTATCCGCCGATCGTGACTCACTGATCGAGCGTAACGACGCCGGAGCTCCGGCGGAGGTTATACGCCACGCGCTGTACGGGTACTTCTGCCAGAAGAGCGGTCTACTGATCTACTTGGAAGATTCACACCTCACCAGAGTCACGACGATCTCACCAGAAGACGAAGCGGTTTACTGGGAGACGACGATAGGAAGTAGCATCGGAGATTACCGTGACGTTGACGGAGTCGCTGTAGCTCACTGCGGACGTGCCGTCGCGACGGTGTTTCGATTCGGAGAGACGTCGTTGCAGTATAGCAGGACGAGGATGGAGGAGATTTGGAGGATCGACGACGTCGTTTTCGATGTGCCTGGGCTTTCGTTGGATTCGTTTATTCCTCCCGCCGATATATTTGAAGATGATAACAACATTAGTACTCCTGTTTGCAGCAATGTAAATTCCCGTTAA
- the LOC106298304 gene encoding myb family transcription factor APL, which produces MFHAKKPSSMNGSYENRAMCVQGDSGLVLTTDPKPRLRWTVELHERFVDAVAQLGGPDKATPKTIMRVMGVKGLTLYHLKSHLQKFRLGKQPHKEYGDQSTKEGSRASAMDIQRNIASSSGMISRNMNEMQMEVQRRLHEQLEVQRHLQLRIEAQGKYMQTILERACQTLAGENMAAAAAAGGGYKTNLGSTSLSAAVGPQPHPLSFPPFQDLNIYGNTTEQVLDQHNFHHQNIENHYTANNAADTNIYLGKKRPNPSYGNDIRKELLMWSDQDHDLSGNQAIDDEHRIQIQMATHVSTDLDSLSEIYERKSGLSGDEGNNGGKFLERPSPRRSPLSPMMNPNSGLIQGRNSPFG; this is translated from the exons ATGTTCCATGCTAAGAAACCTTCAAGTATGAATGGTTCATATGAGAACAGAGCTATGTGCGTTCAAGGAGATTCAGGCCTTGTCCTCACCACCGACCCTAAACCGCGTTTGCGTTGGACTGTCGAACTCCACGAGCGTTTTGTCGATGCCGTCGCTCAGCTCGGCGGCCCCGATA AAGCGACTCCAAAGACGATTATGAGAGTTATGGGTGTGAAGGGTCTTACTCTTTACCACCTAAAGAGCCATCTTCAG AAATTCAGGCTTGGAAAGCAGCCGCACAAGGAGTACGGAGATCAGTCCACAAAGGAAGGCTCAAGAG CTTCTGCCATGGATATTCAGCGCAACATAGCTTCCTCCTCTGGCATGATCAGCCGCAACATGAACGA GATGCAAATGGAAGTGCAGAGAAGGTTGCATGAACAGCTAGAG GTGCAGAGACATTTGCAGCTGAGGATTGAAGCACAAGGAAAGTACATGCAAACTATATTGGAGAGAGCTTGCCAAACCTTAGCCGGTGAGAACATGGCAGCCGCTGCCGCCGCCGGAGGAGGTTACAAGACCAATTTGGGAAGTACAAGTCTTTCCGCAGCGGTGGGTCCACAACCTCATCCTCTTAGTTTCCCGCCGTTTCAAGACCTAAACATTTATGGAAACACAACCGAACAAGTTCTTGACCAACATAACTTCCATCATCAGAACATAGAGAATCATTACACGGCCAACAATGCTGCAGACACCAACATTTACTTGGGGAAGAAGCGACCAAACCCTAGCTATGGTAACGATATAAGGAAAGAACTCTTAATGTGGTCTGATCAAGATCATGATCTTTCTGGAAACCAAGCCATCGATGACGAGCATCGGATTCAGATACAAATGGCTACACATGTTTCCACGGATTTGGATTCTCTGTCGGAAATTTACGAAAGGAAATCGGGTTTGTCAGGTGATGAAGGAAATAACGGTGGCAAATTTCTGGAAAGGCCATCACCTCGAAGGTCACCATTGAGTCCTATGATGAACCCTAACAGTGGGTTAATACAAGGAAGGAACTCACCATTTGGGTGA
- the LOC106296445 gene encoding succinate-semialdehyde dehydrogenase, mitochondrial codes for MVLGAAARVASVGCRRLVCSSSHASPLLVSSSQCRQMSMDAQSVSEKLRSSGLLRTQGLIGGKWIDSYDKTTIKVNNPATGEIVADVACMGVKETNDAIASSYEAFQSWSRRTAGERSKVLRRWFDLLVAHKEELGQLITLEQGKPLKEAIGEVAYGASFIEYYAEEAKRVYGDIIPPNSSDRRLLVLKQPIGVVGAITPWNFPLAMITRKVGPALASGCTVVVKPSELTPLTALAAAELALQAGVPPGALNVVMGNAPEIGDALLASPQVRKITFTGSTAVGKKLMAAAAPTVKKVSLELGGNAPSIIFDDADLDVAVKGTLAAKFRNSGQTCVCANRVLVQDGIYDKFAEAFSEAVQKLEVGDGFKEGATQGPLINDAAIQKVESFVQDAVSKGAKVLLGGKKHSLGMTFYEPTVIRDVTSNMIMSKEEIFGPVAPLIRFKTEEDAIRIANDTIAGLAAYIFTNSVQRSWRVSEALEYGLVGVNEGIISTEVAPFGGVKQSGLGREGSKYGMDEYHEIKYICMGDMNRQ; via the exons ATGGTACTCGGAGCTGCAGCGCGTGTAGCTAGCGTCGGTTGCCGTAGGCTCGTCTGCTCCTCCTCACATGCTTCCCCCCTCCTCGTCTCCTCCTCTCAGTGCCGCCAG ATGAGTATGGATGCACAAAGCGTCTCCGAGAAGCTCAGGAGCTCGGGACTTTTGCGAACACAAGGTCTAATAGGAGGAAAGTGGATTGATTCGTATGACAAGACCACAATCAAG GTTAACAATCCAGCAACGGGTGAAATTGTAGCTGATGTTGCATGTATGGGAGTCAAAGAGACGAATGATGCTATTGCTTCTTCTTACGAAGCATTCCAAT CTTGGAGCAGACGGACTGCTGGAGAGAGGAGTAAAGTTTTAAGGCGATG GTTTGACCTTCTGGTTGCACACAAGGAAGAACTTGGACAACTTATAACTTTGGAGCAAGGAAAACCACTAAAGGAGGCTATAGGAGAG GTCGCATATGGGGCAAGTTTTATTGAGTACTATGCGGAGGAGGCAAAACGTGTATACGGTGACATAATTCCTCCTAATTCGTCTGATCGCCGGTTGTTGGTCCTAAAACAG CCTATTGGTGTTGTTGGCGCAATTACCCCTTGGAACTTTCCCTTAGCTATGATTACTCGAAAG GTTGGTCCTGCTCTGGCTTCTGGTTGCACGGTGGTTGTTAAACCATCTGAACTTACGCCCCTGACAGCACTTGCTGCGGCCGAACTTGCACTTCAAGCTGGAGTTCCTCCA GGTGCACTTAATGTGGTCATGGGAAATGCTCCTGAAATTGGGGATGCTTTGCTTGCAAGTCCACAG GTGAGGAAAATCACGTTCACAGGATCAACAGCAGTTGGGAAGAAGTTGATGGCAGCTGCTGCACCTACCGTCAAGAAG GTTTCTCTAGAACTTGGCGGCAATGCACCCTCCATAATATTTGATGATGCAGACCTGGATGTAGCAGTTAAAGGAACG CTTGCAGCGAAATTTAGGAACAGTGGTCAGACATGTGTATGTGCGAACAGAGTACTTGTGCAAGATG GTATCTATGATAAATTTGCTGAGGCCTTTTCTGAAGCGGTTCAAAAATTAGAAGTAGGAGATGGCTTTAAGGAGGGGGCAACCCAG GGTCCACTTATAAACGATGCAGCAATTCAGAAG GTAGAGTCATTCGTGCAAGATGCCGTTTCCAAG GGAGCAAAAGTCCTTCTCGGCGGCAAAAAGCACAGTCTAGGGATGACTTTTTATGAGCCTACTGTTATCCGTGATGTTACGAGTAACATGATTATGTCTAA GGAGGAGATTTTCGGACCCGTAGCTCCCCTTATTCGGTTTAAGACTGAGGAGGACGCTATCAGAATCGCTAATGACACTATTGCAG GACTTGCTGCGTATATATTCACAAACAGTGTCCAACGATCGTGGCGTGTATCCGAAGCACTTGAATACGGACTTGTAGGGGTGAATGAAGGAATCATATCAACAGAG GTGGCTCCATTCGGTGGAGTGAAGCAGTCTGGACTTGGAAGGGAAGGATCTAAGTACGGTATGGACGAATACCATGAG ATCAAATACATATGCATGGGAGATATGAACAGACAGTGA
- the LOC106297063 gene encoding ent-kaur-16-ene synthase, chloroplastic: MSISSSTNLRRSPISATLERRLEAVEHTRVNNVSFEQTKEKIRKMLEKVELSVSAYDTSWVAMVPSPSSQNAPLFPQCLNWLLENQHEDGSWGLDHPSCKKDMLSSTLACILALKKWGTGERQISKGLQFIELHSASVTDETIEKPAGFDIVFPGMVEYARDLNLVVPLGSEVVDAMIQKRDLDLRRESFSRGREAYLVYVLEGTRKIQDWDLVGKYQKKNGSLFDSPAATAAAFTQFRNDGCLRYLSSLFQNFEAAVPTVYPFDQYARLSVIDTLESLGIDRDFKNEIRRALDETYRCWLRGDEEIRLDLATCALAFRLLLSHGYDVSYDPLKPFAEESGFSNTLEGYLKNTVSVLELFKAAQSYPHDSALKKQCLWTKHYLEMELSNSPITSVRDQYLKREVEDALSFPHYASLERLDHRRKLLRGSCVEKNTRVMKTSYCFPNVCSSDILKLAVEDFNFCQSIHGEEMKRLDRWIVENRLQELKFARQKLAYCYFSGAATLFSPELSDARISWAKGGVLTTVIDDFFDVGASKEEMESLIHLVEKWDLNCVPEYCSEKVEIIFSVLRDTILETGEKAFIYQGRSVTNHIVKIWLDLLKSMLREAEWSSEKSTPSLEDYVENAYVSFALGPIVLPATYLIGPPMSEETVGSPEYNQLYKLMSTMGRLLNDIQGFKRESAQGKLNSVSLHMVHDQDNGSEEEIIECIKGLAERKRVELQKLVLEEKGSVVPRECKEAFLKMSKVLNLFYRKDDGFTSQDLMSVVKSVMYEPVTLQDESLT, translated from the exons ATGTCTATTTCCTCCTCTACCAACCTTCGGCGCTCTCCGATCTCAG CTACTTTGGAAAGGAGATTAGAGGCAGTAGAACACACAAGAGTTAACAATGTG AGTTTTGAGCAGACAAAGGAAAAGATTAGGAAGATGTTGGAAAAAGTGGAGCTTTCTGTATCAGCTTATGATACTAGTTGGGTAGCAATGGTTCCATCACCGAGCTCCCAGAACGCTCCACTTTTCCCACAATGTCTGAACTGGTTACTGGAAAATCAACATGAGGATGGATCTTGGGGACTTGATCATCCATCTTGTAAGAAGGATATGTTGTCATCTACATTGGCATGTATCCTCGCTTTGAAGAAGTGGGGAACTGGCGAAAGGCAAATAAGCAAGGGCCTACAGTTTATTGAGCTCCATTCTGCTTCAGTCACTGATGAAACCATAGAGAAACCAGCAGGGTTTGATATTGTATTTCCTGGGATGGTTGAGTATGCTAGAGACTTGAATCTGGTGGTTCCATTGGGCTCAGAAGTGGTTGATGCCATGATACAGAAAAGAGATCTGGATCTTAGAAG GGAAAGCTTCTCAAGGGGAAGAGAAGCATATCTGGTCTATGTTTTAGAGGGAACAAGGAAGATTCAAGATTGGGATTTGGTTGGGAAATACCAAAAGAAAAACGGCTCTTTGTTTGATTCTCCAGCCGCAACAGCAGCTGCGTTTACTCAGTTCAGAAACGATGGGTGTCTCCGTTATCTATCTTCACTCTTCCAGAACTTTGAAGCTGCAG TTCCCACAGTTTATCCCTTTGACCAATACGCACGCCTTAGTGTAATTGACACACTTGAAAGCCTGGGGATCGATAGGGACTTCAAGAACGAGATCAGAAGGGCATTGGATGAAACTTATAG ATGCTGGCTGCGTGGGGATGAAGAGATACGTTTGGACTTGGCCACTTGTGCTTTGGCGTTCCGTTTATTACTTTCTCACGGCTATGATGTGTCTTATG ATCCGCTAAAACCATTTGCTGAAGAATCTGGTTTCTCCAATACTTTGGAAGGATACCTGAAGAATACAGTTTCTGTGTTGGAACTGTTTAAGGCTGCTCAAAGCTATCCACATGATTCAGCTTTGAAAAAGCAGTGTTTGTGGACTAAACATTATCTAGAGATGGAATTATCCAACTCGCCTATCACCTCTGTTCGAGATCAGTACCTCAAGAGAGAG GTTGAGGATGCTCTTTCTTTTCCCCACTACGCAAGCCTGGAAAGATTAGATCATAGGAGAAAGTTACTCAGAGGTTCATGTGTAGAAAAGAACACAAGGGTTATGAAGACATCCTATTG CTTTCCCAATGTTTGCAGCTCTGATATCTTGAAGCTAGCTGTGGAGGACTTTAACTTCTGCCAGTCCATACACGGTGAAGAAATGAAACGTCTTGACAG ATGGATTGTGGAGAATAGATTGCAGGAACTGAAGTTTGCAAGACAGAAGCTGGCTTACTGTTACTTCTCTGGTGCTGCAACCCTTTTCTCTCCAGAGCTATCTGATGCTCGTATATCGTGGGCCAAAGGTGGAGTTCTGACAACGGTTATCGATGACTTCTTTGACGTTGGAGCTTCAAAAGAAGAAATGGAAAGCCTCATACACTTGGTTGAAAA GTGGGATTTGAACTGTGTTCCTGAGTATTGCTCTGAGAAAGTCGAGATCATTTTCTCGGTTCTAAGGGATACAATTCTTGAAACGGGAGAAAAGGCATTCATCTATCAAGGACGCAGCGTGACAAACCACATTGTGAAAATT TGGTTGGATTTGCTCAAATCTATGTTGAGAGAAGCAGAGTGGTCTAGTGAAAAGTCAACACCAAGTTTGGAGGATTACGTGGAAAATGCATATGTATCATTTGCATTAGGACCTATTGTCCTCCCAGCAACCTATCTGATCGGACCACCAATGTCAGAAGAAACCGTCGGAAGCCCCGAGTATAATCAGCTCTACAAACTCATGAGCACTATGGGTCGTCTTCTAAATGACATACAAGGCTTTAAG AGAGAAAGCGCTCAAGGGAAGCTGAACTCTGTTTCATTGCACATGGTACATGACCAAGACAATGGCAGCGAAGAGGAGATCATAGAATGTATAAAGGGTTTAGCAGAGAGGAAGAGGGTAGAACTGCAGAAGCTGGTTTTGGAGGAGAAAGGGAGTGTGGTTCCAAGGGAGTGCAAGGAAGCATTCTTGAAGATGAGCAAAGTGTTGAACTTGTTTTACAGGAAAGATGATGGATTCACTTCACAAGATCTGATGAGTGTTGTTAAATCTGTTATGTATGAACCTGTGACCTTACAAGATGAGTCCCTAACTTAA
- the LOC106296370 gene encoding inosine-5'-monophosphate dehydrogenase 1: MTSLEDGFPAEKLFSQGYSYTYDDVIFLPHYIDFSTDAVSLSTRLSRRVPLSIPCVSSPMDTVSESHMAAAMASLGGIGIVHYNSDIAAQASVIRQAKSLRHPIASDAGVKLPEYEITSLDAFGPSSFVFVTQSGTMTVPKLLGYVTKAQWKKMNYEQREMKIYDYMKSCEGSEYCLPWDIDIEKIEALLEDKQKGFVVLERDGETVNVVTRDDIERVRGYPKSGPGTVGLDGEWMVGAAIGTRESDKERLEHLVKAGANVVVLDSSQGNSIYQLEMIKYVKKSYPELDVIGGNVVTSYQAQNLIQAGVDGLRVGMGSGSICTTQEVCAVGRGQATAVYKVCSLAAQSGIPVIADGGISNSGHIVKALVLGASTVMMGSFLAGSTEAPGSYEYKNGKRIKKYRGMGSLEAMTKGSDQRYLGDKTNLKIAQGVVGAVADKGSVLKLIPYTMHAVKQGFQDLGASSLQSAHDLLRSNVLRLETRTGAAQIEGGVHGLVSYEKKSF, translated from the exons ATGACGTCTCTCGAAGATGGTTTCCCGGCGGAGAAGCTCTTCTCTCAGGGATACTCCTACACCTACGACGACGTCATCTTCCTCCCTCACTACATCGACTTCTCCACCGACGCCGTCTCCCTCTCCACGCGACTCAGCCGGCGCGTGCCCCTCTCCATCCCCTGCGTCTCCTCTCCGATGGACACCGTCTCAGAGTCTCACATGGCCGCCGCGATGGCCTCCCTCGGCGGGATCGGGATCGTCCATTACAACTCCGACATCGCCGCTCAGGCGTCGGTGATCCGACAAGCCAAGTCGCTGCGTCATCCGATCGCTTCCGACGCCGGCGTGAAGCTCCCGGAGTACGAGATCACTTCGTTGGACGCCTTTGGTCCTTCCTCCTTCGTCTTCGTCACGCAATCAG GAACAATGACGGTTCCGAAGCTGTTAGGCTACGTCACGAAAGCTCAGTGGAAAAAGATGAACTACGAGCAAAGAGAGATGAAGATATATGATTACATGAAGAGCTGTGAAGGCAGCGAGTATTGTCTACCATGGGACATTGACATTGAAAAGATCGAAGCTTTGTTAGAAGATAAGCAAAAGGGCTTTGTGGTTCTCGAAAGGGACGGTGAGACTGTGAATGTTGTGACGAGAGACGACATAGAGAGGGTCAGAGGGTATCCCAAGTCAGGGCCAGGGACTGTTGGTTTAGACGGGGAGTGGATGGTTGGTGCGGCGATAGGGACGAGGGAGTCCGATAAGGAGAGGCTGGAGCATTTGGTTAAAGCTGGGGCTAATGTTGTGGTGTTGGATAGTTCTCAAGGGAACTCTATTTACCAGCTTGAGATGATTAAGTATGTGAAGAAGAGTTATCCTGAGTTGGATGTGATTGGTGGAAACGTTGTGACGAGTTACCAGGCGCAGAACTTGATTCAAGCTGGAGTTGATGGGTTGAGAGTTGGTATGGGGTCTGGTTCGATTTGTACCACACAAGAGGTTTGCGCGGTTGGTCGTGGACAG GCTACTGCTGTGTACAAGGTTTGTTCACTCGCTGCTCAGAGTGGGATTCCGGTTATAGCGGATGGTGGTATCTCAAACTCAGGTCACATTGTAAAAGCTCTAGTACTCGGAGCATCAACTGTTATGATGGGAAGCTTCTTAGCCGGAAGCACTGAGGCTCCTGGGTCTTACGAGTATAAG AATGGTAAGAGGATCAAGAAGTACCGTGGAATGGGATCGCTAGAAGCAATGACAAAAGGAAGTGATCAGAGATACTTAGGAGACAAAACAAATCTCAAGATTGCTCAAGGAGTGGTTGGTGCAGTGGCTGATAAAGGATCAGTGTTGAAGCTGATTCCTTACACAATGCACGCGGTGAAGCAAGGTTTTCAAGACCTTGGTGCTTCTTCCTTGCAATCTGCTCATGATCTGTTGAGATCTAACGTCCTCAGGCTCGAG ACTCGAACCGGTGCAGCACAGATCGAAGGTGGAGTTCACGGTCTTGTTTCTTATGAGAAGAAATCATTTTAA